The genomic stretch ATGAATCCCCTGCAACTGCGCGAGACCACCATGGACCCCGACACCCGCCGCCTGGTGCAGCTCACCGTGGAAGCGGGGGACGATACCGATGCTTTGCTCGACATGTTGCTGGCGCGCAAGCGGGCGCAGGACCGCAGGGCGTGGTTGGAAGAGAAGGGGGACCGGGCGGAGGTGTTGTAAACGCCACGCATCCGGCGGACCCGCACAAAAAGGCGCGCAGCATTGCGGGTCCGCCGGCATTAGTTTTCTCTTATCAGCCTCTCGGGTAAAACATCCCCGACATTCCGCCGGGAATCAATAGCCAATAGCACATAAACCTCCTCTTCAGAAATACGGTAAATCATCCGCCATGGAGGAATGATCAATTCTCGATATTGAAAAATACCGTGATCTTTAAGCTCGGGGACAGTTCGGACCCTTAGGGGAAAAGAGCAAAGATTGAACACTTTGGCTTTTATTTTTTAAGGCTGTCTCCGGCAGCCGGCGGACTGTCAACACATATATGTTCAATAATGGACTTCAGATCCTCTGCGGCAGCCTTTTCCCAAAGTACCTTATAATTGTTTGCCATTATTCAGGAATCAAGCAGTTTATCCAAATCAGAAAACACTTGGTCTTGCGTTTTTGATTTTCCTTTCAGGATGTCCTCCTCGCCTAAGGATATTATTAACCCGGCAATTAGGATTGCCGGGTTAATAATAATTTCATTGACTCTATGGCGCTACGCATGCTTTCGTAACTTTCGGGATCTTGGAGTACGGCTCTCGGTTCACCGTTTTGTGTAATGATGATGGGCCGGTGAGTTTCATTTGCCTGCTTCAACATAGCAGCAGCTTTGGACTTCAGAAATGATATTGGCTTGATATCAGTGGGAATTTTCACAACAATCACCTCCAGTCCTTTTGTGGTGCCACATTGTGAGTGGATGTTAATATCAACAAAAGGTGGTACTTGTTGTGCTGGCTCAGCGTTTTGGGCAACTGTGCATGATATGCAATTCATCAAAGTTCGCGGGCCGCGCCTTGCCGCAACAGCGGGTGTTTTTGAAGAGAAAACGGTTTGAGCATGTAGGATGGCAGACAAATGAACAAGGCATCGCTTGTGATGGTATTGAGCCTTGCATAAGTTTATCCCCTCACCTCAATCCTCTCCCGCAGGAAGGGGGGGTGGCGGTGCACCAAGCCTGGCGTGCAGCGCCGTGACTGGGGCTGTTCCCCGGGCTGTGGCGGCGTGGGGTTGGCGTGGAGGGGGAATTTCCCTCCCGGCCCGGCAAGGGGAACAGTCAGCCGAATGGCCAGGGGGCCCGCCGTGAGGTGGGAACCGTCGGCTCCCAAAGGCAAAGCACCGGTCCGATGACAAAATCGCCGGGAGTGATTTCGAACAGCCGCCGGCGGGCCCCGCAGGGAGGCGGCGGGGCGGAACCGCGCGCCCGGTGGTGTGAGAGGACGGCGGGGGTGAGCCCGCCTCCTGCCTGATCTGCACAATGTGAGCACGCCGCCACCGGCCAAAAAACAATGAATAATGAATATTGACGTTGCCGCCACTTTGGGCTGGGAAGCCTGGCTCACCCTTGCCGTCATCGGTGCCTGCCTGTGGGCCCTGGCCACTGGCCGCCTGGCGCCCGACGTGATCCTGGTGGGGGGCGTCATGGTGCTGTTGCTGGCCAAGGTCATCACGCCGGCGCAGGCCCTGGGAGGGCTGGCCAACGAGGGCATGGTCACCGTGGGCCTGCTCTATATCGTGGCCGCGGGCCTGCAGGAAACGGGCGCCGTGCAGTGGGTGGTGGGCTCCCTGTTCGGCCGGCCCCGGTCGCTGGGCCACGCCCAACTGCGGCTGATGGTGCCGGTGGCGGCCATGAGCGCCTTTCTCAACAACACCCCGGTGGTCGCCATGATGATTCCCGCGGTGCGCGACTGGGCCAAGAAATACCAGATCTCCCCGTCCAAGCTCATGATGCCGCTCAGCTATGCCGCTATCGTCGGCGGTGCCTGCACCCTCATCGGCACCAGCACCAACCTGGTGATCAACGGTCTGTGGACCGCTCATCACGGACCCAGCCTGGGGCTGTTCGAGATCGCCTGGGTGGGGGTGCCCGGCGTGTTTCTTGTCATCGCCATGGTGCTGTGGCTGGGCCGTTGGTTTCTGCCCGAGCGCCAGTCCGCCATCAGCAAGCTGGACAATGCCCGCAACTACATCGTGGAGATGATCGTGGAGCCCGGCAGCCCCTTAAGGGGCAAAAGCATCGAACAGGCGGGACTGCGGCATTTGCCGGGCATGTACCTGATTGAGATCGAACGCCAGGGCCACAGCCTGCCGGCCGTGTCGCCCCAGGAAAGGCTGGCCGAGCACGACCGCCTGATTTTTGCCGGCGTGGTGGAATCGGTGGTGGACCTGCACAAATTCCGCGGCCTGGCGCCTGCCACCGATCAGGTGTTCAAGCTTAACTCTCCCCGCAGCGAGCGCTGTCTGGTGGAGGCCGTGGTCTCCGACAGTTGTCCCTTGGTGGGCAAGACCATCCGCGAGGGGCGCTTTCGCACTGTATACAACGCGGCGGTGATCGCGGTGGCCCGCAATGGTGAGCGGGTCCAGCAGAAAATCGGCGATATTGAACTGCGGCCCGGCGATACCCTGTTGCTGGAAGCCAACCCCGGCTTCGTCGCCCGCCAGCGCAACTCCCGCGATTTTTTCCTGGTGAGCCAGGTGGAAGATTCCACCCCGCCCCGCCACGACAAGGCCAGGACGGCTTTGGCGATCTTGTGCGCCATGGTCACCGCCGCTGCGGCCGGCTGGCTGAGCATGCTGGAGGCGGCCATGGTGGCGGCCGGTCTGATGGTGGCCAGCAAGTGCATTGGCCTGGCCACCGCCCGGCGCGCCGTGGACTGGCAGGTGCTCATCGTCATCGCCGCCTCTTTCGGTCTGGGGGCCGCCATGGAGGCCACCGGCGCCGCCGCTGCCATCGCCCGGCAGGTCATCGCCCTGGCCGCCGGGGAGCCCTGGCTCACCCTGGCCCTCACCTTTGTCATCGCCGCCGTGTTCACCGCCCTGGTTACCAACAACGCCGCCGCGGTGTTGATGTTCCCCATTGTCCTGCAGGCGGCGGACAGCCTGGGAGTGAGTCCGCTGCCTTTTGTCATCACCCTGATGGTGGCCGCCTCGGCCAGCTTCGCCACCCCCATCGGTTACCAGACCAACCTCATGGTCTACGGCCCGGGGGGCTACCGCTTCAGCGATTACTTCAAAATGGGCATCCCCATTACCGTGGCCACAGGTCTGCTTACCCTTCTCATTGCTCCTTGGATCTGGCCCTTTTGAGCCGGCGCCATTTTGTTTGCCCCCCCAGCTTGATTCTTCGTGGTCCCGGCCGATAGAGGGACATTGAGGCCGGAAATGATGTTGTCAGGCGGTTGCAAAACGGCCTCCTGGTGCGGGGCAGATATGCCCCGCTTGCACAACAATCGCGCCAGTGATTGCGTTGTCGCGGCTGAACCTGGAACAGCGCCGGGTTCGGCGCGTTGGACAAGGTCCGGATGAGCTTTTCAACGGCCTGTCAAGGGGAGGCCCATGTTCCGTTTTGCTGTGTGGCTGCCGGCGGCCGTTTTCGTGCTGACGGGTGTTGTGTCCAGCCCGGCAGTTATTGCGGACAATCTGTACCGTTTTGGTGTGGTGCCCCAGCAGGCGGCGGCCAAGCTGGCCCGTTTGTGGGGGCCGGTGATGGAGTATCTGTCCGCAAAGAGCGGTTTGAACATTCAGTTCGCAACCGCACCCCATATCACAGAGTTTGAACACCGGCTTGAACAGGGCCGTTACGATTTCGCCTACATGAACCCGGCGGTGTTCGCCGATCCCCACCGTGCCACCGCCTATCACGCCATTGCCCGCGATGTGGGCAACCGTCTGCAAGGCGTTGTCGTTGTGCGCAAGGACAGTCCCGTGCGCACAGTGGCGGAGCTGGACGGCCTCACCCTGGCCTTTCCCTCTTCCACCGCCTTTGCCGCCAGTCTGGTGCCCCGCGCTGAACTCAAGGCCCGGGGCGTTCGGGTCACGCCCAGGTATGTGCGGTCCCACGATTCGGTGTACTACGCCGTGGCGCGGGGCTTGTATCCGGCCGGCGGCGGGGTGCGCCGCACCCTGGAGAGCGTGGCGCCGGACATTCGGGCGGCGCTGCGTGTGCTCTATGTGACGCAAAGCTACACGCCCCACGCCTTCGCCGTCCACGAGCGGGTCAGCCCTGCTGATGCCGGCCGGGTGCAGCAGGCCCTGATGGAGATGGCCGGGGATCCCCAAGGCCGGGTGTTGCTGCAAACGCTGCACATGAAGCGCCTGGGTGTGGCCCGGGATCAGGATTGGGATGACGTGCGGGCGCTGGACTTTTCGTCCCTGGACGCCGGGGCGCGGTGACCGCCATGTCCTTTCGCCTGAAAACCATTTTGGGCGTTGCCTGTATCGAGGCGCTGTTGCTGGTGGTGTTGATCATCGGCGGGCTGACCTTGTTGCAGCAATCCAACGAAAACGCCCTGGCGCAGCGTGCTTCGTCCACTGCCGGACTGTTTGCCAGTATGGCCAAGGGCCCCGTTTTGGCCATGGATCTGGCCACTCTCGACACCTTCGTGGACGAAGCCCTGAAGAACGAGGGGGTGGTGTACGTGCGGGTCACCGGCAGGGATGGCACCGTGCTGGCGGCCAAGGGGGCCGGCGCCGTGCTCGCCCGCCCCTTTGTGGCGGACCTGCGGGTCGATCAGGTCAGCGACGGCGTGTTTGACACCTATGCGGAGGTGGCCGAGGGGAGGGAAGTCTACGGTCGCATTGAGCTGGGGCTGGCCACCGCTGGCCTGCAGGCCCTGCTGGCTGAGGCGCGCCGCCAGGGGGTGGGTGTTGCGGTTACCGAGCTTTTGCTCTCAGCCTTGTTTTCCCTGGCTTTTGGCACGTATCTCACCCGCAGCCTGCGCCGCCTGACCCGCGCCTCCACCCGCATTGCCGAGGGGGAATACGGCGTGCAGATCGAGGTCAGCGGCAGGGACGAAATTGCGGCGACGGCGCGGGCGTTCAACGTCATGTCGGCCCAGATCGCCGTCATGTACCGGGACATGGAACGCCAGGTGGCCGAGCGCACCGCCCAACTCAGCCGCAGCGAAGCGCGTCTGCGGGCCATTTTGGACAATATGGGCGAAGGGGTGGTGACAGTGAACGGCGACGGCCGCATCGAGTCCGCCAACCCGGCCGCCGAAAAAATTTTTGCCGCCGCCGGGGCGCTGGAGAACACCCCTGCGGAGCGTTATATGGGCAGGCTGCCCAGGTTGCAGCCGCCGGTGCCGTGTGACAGCGGCAGCGCAAGCACAAGAGAAGTACCGGTGCAGCGGGTGGAGCGCGCCGGCCGGCGTGCGGACGGCACGGAGTTTCCCATGGATCTCACCGTGACGCCTACAGCTGTCGCGGGTGAGCATCTGACAATCTGTCTTGTGCGCGATATCACCCGCAGAAAGGAAGCCGAGCAGCACCTGGCCGAAGCGCAGCAGCAATTCCTTGCCGCCGCCCATCGCGCCGGCATGGCGGAAATTGCCACCGAGGTGTTGCACAACATCGGCAACATCGCCAACAGCCTGTGCCTGTCGGTGGACGAAATGCGGGCCCTGGTCAAAAACAGCAAGCTGGCCGGCCTGAAGAAGGCCAACGAACTGCTGACGGCGCACAAGGATGATCTGATTGATTTCCTCACGCGCGACAGCAAGGGCAGCAAGCTGCCCGAGTATTACATCAAGCTGGGCCACGTCGTCAGTGAGGAGTTCGACAAGCTCAGTGCCGAGATGGAGGTGGTGACGGAGCGCGTCAGCATGATCAAGGCTGTGATCAGCACCCAGCAGGAATACGCCCGGGCGGAATCCTTTGCAGAAGAACTGGAATTGGAGCCTTTGCTCGACGATGCCCTGCGGGTGGAGAGGATGTCGCTGGAGAAATGGGGCGTCAAAGTTGAACGGCGCATTCCGGAGCTGCCGCCCTGCCGGGCGCAAAAAACCAAACTGTTGCAGGTACTGACCAACATCATCAAAAACGCCAAGGAGGCCATGCGCGACAACGACCAGTACAACAAACCGAAACTGCTGGTCATCGAGGCCTGGGCGGAAGTGGATGGTTGCGTTTGTCTCTCCTTTACCGACAACGGTTGTGGCATCGAAAAAAACACCATGAAAGAGATATTCCAGCATGGT from Gammaproteobacteria bacterium encodes the following:
- a CDS encoding type II toxin-antitoxin system Phd/YefM family antitoxin, with product MKIPTDIKPISFLKSKAAAMLKQANETHRPIIITQNGEPRAVLQDPESYESMRSAIESMKLLLTRQS
- a CDS encoding SLC13 family permease translates to MGWEAWLTLAVIGACLWALATGRLAPDVILVGGVMVLLLAKVITPAQALGGLANEGMVTVGLLYIVAAGLQETGAVQWVVGSLFGRPRSLGHAQLRLMVPVAAMSAFLNNTPVVAMMIPAVRDWAKKYQISPSKLMMPLSYAAIVGGACTLIGTSTNLVINGLWTAHHGPSLGLFEIAWVGVPGVFLVIAMVLWLGRWFLPERQSAISKLDNARNYIVEMIVEPGSPLRGKSIEQAGLRHLPGMYLIEIERQGHSLPAVSPQERLAEHDRLIFAGVVESVVDLHKFRGLAPATDQVFKLNSPRSERCLVEAVVSDSCPLVGKTIREGRFRTVYNAAVIAVARNGERVQQKIGDIELRPGDTLLLEANPGFVARQRNSRDFFLVSQVEDSTPPRHDKARTALAILCAMVTAAAAGWLSMLEAAMVAAGLMVASKCIGLATARRAVDWQVLIVIAASFGLGAAMEATGAAAAIARQVIALAAGEPWLTLALTFVIAAVFTALVTNNAAAVLMFPIVLQAADSLGVSPLPFVITLMVAASASFATPIGYQTNLMVYGPGGYRFSDYFKMGIPITVATGLLTLLIAPWIWPF
- a CDS encoding phosphate/phosphite/phosphonate ABC transporter substrate-binding protein codes for the protein MFRFAVWLPAAVFVLTGVVSSPAVIADNLYRFGVVPQQAAAKLARLWGPVMEYLSAKSGLNIQFATAPHITEFEHRLEQGRYDFAYMNPAVFADPHRATAYHAIARDVGNRLQGVVVVRKDSPVRTVAELDGLTLAFPSSTAFAASLVPRAELKARGVRVTPRYVRSHDSVYYAVARGLYPAGGGVRRTLESVAPDIRAALRVLYVTQSYTPHAFAVHERVSPADAGRVQQALMEMAGDPQGRVLLQTLHMKRLGVARDQDWDDVRALDFSSLDAGAR
- a CDS encoding PAS domain S-box protein, producing MSFRLKTILGVACIEALLLVVLIIGGLTLLQQSNENALAQRASSTAGLFASMAKGPVLAMDLATLDTFVDEALKNEGVVYVRVTGRDGTVLAAKGAGAVLARPFVADLRVDQVSDGVFDTYAEVAEGREVYGRIELGLATAGLQALLAEARRQGVGVAVTELLLSALFSLAFGTYLTRSLRRLTRASTRIAEGEYGVQIEVSGRDEIAATARAFNVMSAQIAVMYRDMERQVAERTAQLSRSEARLRAILDNMGEGVVTVNGDGRIESANPAAEKIFAAAGALENTPAERYMGRLPRLQPPVPCDSGSASTREVPVQRVERAGRRADGTEFPMDLTVTPTAVAGEHLTICLVRDITRRKEAEQHLAEAQQQFLAAAHRAGMAEIATEVLHNIGNIANSLCLSVDEMRALVKNSKLAGLKKANELLTAHKDDLIDFLTRDSKGSKLPEYYIKLGHVVSEEFDKLSAEMEVVTERVSMIKAVISTQQEYARAESFAEELELEPLLDDALRVERMSLEKWGVKVERRIPELPPCRAQKTKLLQVLTNIIKNAKEAMRDNDQYNKPKLLVIEAWAEVDGCVCLSFTDNGCGIEKNTMKEIFQHGFTTREDGHGFGLHYCANAVKEMGGTLQVFSDGPRRGARFELRLAGSRSSAQGPDLKRKAG